One segment of Xiphias gladius isolate SHS-SW01 ecotype Sanya breed wild chromosome 1, ASM1685928v1, whole genome shotgun sequence DNA contains the following:
- the marchf7 gene encoding E3 ubiquitin-protein ligase MARCH7 yields the protein MDSRSRRLPFCLPSSRSSYTSSPTVSPSLLGSSRLYSRETVLNNDRFPRASSAYKADLDQQNSRLLSSSRDYSSSDSRSTSWKLPTSLTSSSRSYDRPWAESSLSSRSKLGDSEGRLGMRSGLVNSSGDGDSKRAKLSYSNRGLYSTTASTSVTGSTYSSNGLSSGRGKGEKQNEMFDSSWGSCRLLSRSSSSSSKPLLSRREQETKNEPSLSGLGERSIRTPGVASSLYQTDRVTSTYAQGARPKETAYSSSPSYTTARESSLNRHLSSSTSQRSSPLMRNLSGRTTARFLNGSSTLNSSQEQTGNPESSSDIASSYSSHTPWYTTPLARPEATLPPRPAPNGGEPEGRRSTRRLLSRLFSRRSSQDSSSGSSSVRSLDDDSPSTGGESVDSDEGARMSSVDPDAGGSETTLGSLRNRRADLAPIQENNSAGYHSGLARSRMASWREPVASSSNNTSSGGGNSSSWLSSSLRGRCPPLLSRLRRHARDESAHSAAGLEEGYSRPQHLLRRWDDLEHKASQDDDEEEEDVEEDEEEEENEEEEGAVGLEAFGAGRPCRLEDETLPELEDVSVEFSPRRRVAVYENLSVPMGPLSGVESQLDSQREKPISSRDQEKLRKIKERLLLEDSDEEEGDLCRICQMGEESASNPLIQPCRCTGSLQYVHQDCIKRWLRSKIGSGTNLEAITTCELCKEKLRLNIDNFDIQELYRTHVQSEYDEFISSGLYLVVLLHFCEQRFSDVLGAVDAAGLFNLVRILHEHMDNLEIPHGDSDEDVRDNRPSIEFSDLDDDLEEEY from the exons ATGGACTCCAGGTCTCGCAGACTTCCTTTTTGTCTGCCCAGCTCAAGGTCGTCCTACACATCCAGTCCGACAGTCTCCCCCTCATTACTGGGCTCCAGTAGGTTGTACAGTCGGGAGACGGTGCTGAATAATGACCGCTTCCCTAGAGCATCATCAGCTTACAAAGCAGACCTGGACCAACAG AATTCTCGTCTCCTGAGCTCGTCCAGAGACTACAGCAGCTCTGACAGTCGCTCCACCAGCTGGAAGTTGCCCACTTCTCTGACGTCCTCCAGCAGATCTTATGATCGCCCATGGGCTGAATCCTCTCTGAGCAGCAGGAGCAAACTG GGTGATTCTGAGGGGAGGCTGGGGATGCGCTCCGGTCTGGTGAACTCCAGTGGTGATGGCGATTCTAAAAGGGCCAAATTGTCATACAGCAACAGAGGACTCTACTCAACAACGGCCAGCACCTCAGTTACAGGATCCACCTATTCCAGTAATGGGCTCAGCAGTGGCAGAG gtaaaggtgaaaaacaaaatgagatgtTTGATTCGTCATGGGGCTCATGCCGTTTACTCTCACGGTCATCGTCTTCCTCCTCGAAGCCGCTGTTGTccaggagagagcaggagacaaAGAATGAGCCCAGTCTCTCAGGTTTGGGAGAAAGAAGTATTAGGACTCCTGGAGTGGCTTCCTCGTTGT ATCAGACAGACAGGGTGACTTCCACGTATGCACAGGGAGCTCGGCCCAAAGAGACTGCCTACTCTTCCTCTCCTTCGTACACCACCGCTAGAGAGAGCTCCCTAAATCGCCACCTCTCATCTTCAACCTCCCAACGGTCTTCTCCTCTGATGCGCAACTTGAGCGGCAGAACCACAGCCCGTTTCTTGAATGGCTCATCCACCCTCAACTCCTCTCAGGAACAAACAGGAAACCCTGAATCCTCCTCAGATATCGCCTCCTCTTACTCCTCCCACACCCCCTGGTACACCACTCCCCTGGCAAGACCAGAGGCCACGCTCCCTCCAAGGCCGGCCCCCAATGGCGGAGAGCCAGAGGGCCGTCGCTCCACACGACGCCTTTTGTCCCGTCTATTTTCACGGCGCTCCAGCCAAGACTCTTCTAGCGGATCTTCCAGTGTTCGCTCTCTTGACGATGACAGTCCATCAACCGGTGGAGAGTCTGTGGACAGTGACGAGGGAGCCAGGATGTCTAGCGTGGACCCTGACGCTGGAGGGTCAGAGACGACCTTGGGTAGCCTCAGGAATCGCAGAGCAGACCTCGCCCCTATCCAGGAAAACAACAGCGCTGGCTATCATAGTGGCTTGGCTCGATCCAGAATGGCATCGTGGAGAGAGCCTGTTGCTAGCAGTAGTAATAACACCAGCAGTGGAGGAGGCAACAGCTCCTCTtggctctcctcctctctccgtGGCCGCTGCCCTCCCCTACTCTCTCGCCTCAGAAGACATGCAAGGGACGAGAGTGCACACTCGGCTGCAGGCTTAGAAGAAGGCTACAGCCGTCCACAGCATTTACTGAGAAGGTGGGATGACCTTGAGCATAAAGCATCacaggatgatgatgaggaggaggaggacgtggaggaggatgaggaggaggaggagaatgaagaagaggaaggagcagTTGGTTTAGAGGCCTTTGGAGCAGGTCGTCCCTGCAGACTCGAGGATGAAACATTACCTGAACTTGAAGATGTCTCGGTTGAATTTTCGCCACGCCGCAGAGTGGCAGTATATGAAAACCTTTCGGTTCCTATGGGTCCATTGAGTGGCGTTGAGAGCCAGCTGGACAGCCAGAGGGAAAAGCCCATTTCCAGTAGGGATCAAGAGAAGCTGCGCAAGATCAAGGAGAG ACTGCTTCTGGAGGATTCTGACGAGGAAGAAGGCGACCTGTGCCGAATCTGCCAGATGGGGGAGGAATCGGCCTCCAACCCCTTGATTCAGCCTTGCCGCTGTACCGGCAGTCTGCAATACGTCCACCAGGATTGCATCAAGAGGTGGCTTCGCTCCAAAATTGGCTCAG GCACAAACCTTGAGGCCATCACAACATGTGAACTTTGCAAGGAGAAGCTGCGCTTAAACATAGACAACTTTGACATTCAGGAGTTATACAGGACACATGTGCAA TCAGAATATGATGAGTTCATCAGCAGCGGTCTTTATCTGGTGGTGCTGCTGCATTTCTGTGAGCAGAGGTTCTCTGATGTCCTGGGAGCTGTTGATGCAGCTGGg TTATTCAACCTGGTGAGAATCCTTCATGAACACATGGACAATCTTGAAA TTCCCCACGGGGACAGTGACGAGGATGTGCGAGACAACAGGCCATCTATTGAGTTCTCTGACCTGGACGACGATCTTGAAGAGGAGTACTAA